A window of the Lactuca sativa cultivar Salinas chromosome 7, Lsat_Salinas_v11, whole genome shotgun sequence genome harbors these coding sequences:
- the LOC111887694 gene encoding pollen receptor-like kinase 4 produces the protein MTVAHAYAHLFHVLIYISILRHVNSSESDTLLEFKNSVTNGNKLTTWNPSTIPCNGNKPNWEGILCTNDAISGIRLEGKGLGGIIDMNILTKLPSLITISFQNNSFEGEFPEFKKLRGLRSIFLTGNKFSREVPSNAFEGMRRLKKLYLADNHFKGRIPFSLTTLPRLRDLMLQNNQFEGAIPVFVSDKLMIVNFANNHLRGTIPKRLQKFPASQFSGNSELCGPPLKKCTAEIPISTIILIASVVVAALAAITAAFLILRHFGPSAKDSFQVPPTYVKGATPSDHHDKMEQGCGKTAAKKIDSSHKLTFFRNDIEKFDLADLLKASAEILGGGVFGSSYKAALTREKVIVVKRFKHMNNVTNDEFVKHMRRLGKLNHPNLVPLIAFYYQDEEKLFVANYVQNFSLAVHLHGRRSNVRQTLDWPTRLKIVKGIARGLLHLYNELPSLIAPHGHLKSSNVLLNPEFDSLLTDYGLVPITNQEQARDVMISFKSPEYKQHGRITKKTDVWSLGVLILEIMTGKFPANSFQQSKGGDTELATFMDSVMKEEPTSDVLDKEMGGFDKRNEGQMLTLLNIGLNCCEPNVEKRWDIKEAVNRIEEVREKNDEDDNIKHSKRRPWLSFKKN, from the exons ATGACGGTGGCCCATGCTTATGCCCACCTTTTTCATGTTCTCATTTATATTTCAATCCTCCGCCATGTAAATAGTTCGGAATCCGACACccttcttgaattcaagaattctgTTACCAATGGCAACAAGCTAACCACTTGGAACCCCTCCACCATCCCATGCAATGGCAACAAACCCAATTGGGAAGGTATTCTTTGCACCAACGACGCCATTTCGGGTATAAGACTTGAGGGAAAAGGGCTCGGTGGCATCATTGATATGAACATATTAACAAAATTGCCATCTTTGATAAcgataagttttcaaaacaatagttTTGAAGGAGAATTCCCGGAGTTCAAAAAGTTACGTGGATTAAGAAGTATTTTCTTGACAGGCAACAAGTTCTCCAGAGAAGTTCCTTCGAACGCTTTTGAGGGGATGAGGAGGCTCAAGAAGCTTTATTTAGCAGATAACCATTTCAAAGGTCGAATCCCTTTCTCACTCACCACATTACCAAGGCTAAGAGATTTGATGCTCCAAAATAATCAGTTTGAAGGTGCGATACCCGTATTTGTGAGTGATAAATTAATGATCGTAAACTTTGCAAACAATCATCTCCGAGGTACTATTCCGAAACGCCTTCAAAAGTTTCCCGCAAGTCAATTTTCTG GTAACAGCGAGCTATGTGGACCACCATTGAAGAAGTGCACGGCGGAGATCCCCATCAGCACGATCATCTTGATAGCATCGGTGGTGGTTGCAGCGTTGGCGGCGATCACTGCCGCTTTCTTAATCCTGCGACACTTCGGCCCATCTGCAAAAGATTCCTTTCAAGTACCACCAACTTACGTGAAGGGAGCTACTCCATCTGATCACCATGATAAGATGGAGCAAGGTTGTGGTAAAACCGCAGCCAAGAAGATTGATTCATCTCACAAGTTGACATTCTTCAGAAACGACATAGAAAAGTTCGATTTAGCAGACCTGTTAAAGGCGTCGGCGGAGATACTTGGTGGTGGGGTGTTCGGATCAAGTTACAAGGCGGCTCTCACTCGTGAGAAAGTGATAGTGGTGAAGAGGTTCAAGCACATGAACAACGTTACAAACGATGAGTTTGTGAAGCATATGAGAAGGTTAGGTAAGTTGAATCACCCTAACTTGGTCCCACTTATCGCATTTTACTATCAAGATGAAGAGAAACTCTTTGTTGCGAACTACGTTCAAAACTTCAGCTTAGCCGTTCATCTTCATG GAAGGCGATCTAACGTAAGACAAACACTGGATTGGCCTACTCGGTTGAAGATCGTGAAAGGTATAGCGAGAGGGCTTCTACACCTCTACAATGAGCTTCCAAGCTTGATCGCACCTCATGGTCACCTCAAATCATCAAACGTTTTACTAAATCCAGAGTTCGATTCGCTTCTCACAGACTACGGATTGGTTCCTATAACAAATCAAGAACAAGCGCGAGATGTCATGATCTCCTTTAAATCACCAGAGTACAAGCAACATGGACGTATTACAAAGAAGACAGATGTATGGAGTCTTGGCGTGTTGATTCTAGAGATCATGACAGGGAAGTTCCCAGCAAACTCGTTCCAACAAAGCAAAGGTGGCGACACAGAGCTTGCGaccttcatggactcggtgatGAAGGAGGAGCCGACGAGTGATGTATTGGATAAAGAAATGGGAGGGTTTGATAAGCGTAACGAAGGGCAGATGTTGACGTTGTTGAATATAGGATTGAATTGTTGTGAACCTAACGTAGAAAAGAGATGGGACATTAAAGAAGCTGTCAACCGGATCGAGGAGGTGAGAGAAAAGAATGATGAAGATGACAACATCAAACATTCAAAAAGACGACCGTGGTTGAGTTTTAAGAAGAATTAA